In Jeotgalibacillus aurantiacus, the following are encoded in one genomic region:
- a CDS encoding DUF5366 family protein — protein MKNTYLTGYLPLFSILLFSLSFSVYGVGVLTELFKGIGIYAGMREFLSELELKLFVLILLMIICFMILAALKLIAETINEVSLLFFSRDKEGEALTKVRAGSLIYFFGSLATIVSLQSIVGLLIIFALTSVVYFMYFVIKVSSTLSAGGTIGVILFEIVTWSALVSAVFYVVLSLYNGLLGSLPILEQI, from the coding sequence ATGAAAAATACATATCTTACTGGATATTTACCGTTATTTTCAATCTTACTGTTCAGTCTCTCTTTCTCTGTTTATGGAGTGGGAGTGCTGACGGAATTATTTAAAGGGATCGGCATTTACGCAGGAATGAGGGAGTTCCTGTCAGAACTTGAACTGAAGCTGTTTGTCCTGATTCTTTTAATGATTATTTGTTTTATGATTTTAGCAGCGTTAAAACTGATAGCTGAAACCATCAATGAAGTGTCGCTGCTGTTTTTCTCCCGTGATAAAGAAGGGGAGGCATTGACGAAGGTTCGTGCGGGTTCACTCATTTATTTTTTCGGATCACTGGCGACGATCGTCAGCCTGCAGTCAATCGTGGGCCTGCTGATCATCTTCGCCCTGACTTCCGTCGTGTATTTCATGTATTTTGTGATTAAAGTCAGCTCAACCTTAAGCGCCGGCGGGACGATCGGAGTTATCCTATTCGAGATCGTCACATGGTCAGCGCTTGTGTCAGCAGTATTTTACGTAGTCTTAAGTCTTTACAACGGACTGCTCGGCAGCTTACCGATCCTGGAGCAGATATAA